GCGCTGGAAACCATCACCCATGCCGTACATGAAGCCTATGACCGCAGTTCACAAATTGCCACTGCTGCCGAAGAGCAAAGCGTGGTTGCCCATGAGATCAGCGAGAACCTGGAATCTATTGTCGCCATTGCCGAGCAGACCACCGCAGGTTCGCAACAAACCGCTTCTTCCAGCGGTGAAGTGGCGCGTCTGGCGGAAGAACTGCAACAGTCGGTACAGGAGTTTAAACTTTAGTTTTAGCGGCTCTTAGCGATAAAAAAACCAGCTTAAATCAAGCTGGTTTTTTTACATCTGGACTTATGGTTAACGCCGCTGTTTAGCCGTCACATCGGGTTATTTACCTGCGCTCATACACGCAAAAGTCGAGATCATAGGCATTTTTTTCATCTGCCGGACGCAGCTCGCTGGCGGTTTTTACCCAGGTTGTTTCGCTGTCAAACTCGGGAAAGCGGGTATCCCCTTCGATAGCGGCTTTGATGTGGGTCACGTACAAACGGTTTGCCGCCGGCAGGCAATGGGCATAGATAGCCCCGCCGCCGATCACCATGATTTCCCCGACATCCTGCACTAAAGCCAATGCCTGTTCAACAGAAGCGACCACATCAACCCCGGGGGCACTAAAGTCCGGATTACGGGATATCACGATATTTTGTCGTCCGGGCAGAGGCCGGCCGATAGATTCAAAAGTTTTGCGCCCCATCACAATGGGCTTGCCTAAGGTGGTTTTTTTAAAATATGCCAAATCGGCGGGCAAGTGCCAGGGCATCTGGTTGTCTTTGCCGATAATATTGTTGTCGGCGCAGGCAACGATCAGGGAAAGTCGGGTCATAAAAAGCTTCTGCTGTTACCAAATATGCAGCAAGTTTAAAGGTTTTTCCGGCAATTAAAAATAAAAAAGCACCGGTTGTAACAAACCAGTGCTTTCAGGTAAAACCCAGGCCGTTATCAGCCGGAATTTTAGCGGCTTAACTTTTAAAAAGCCTGCCGGTTACTGACGGTATTCAACCTCAACATCATAGTCGTCTTCGTCCCAGTCATCGTCGTCGAGATCGTCATCCAAGTCAGACATCGCCTCGTCATGGTAGGTATCCCATTTGAACTCAACCTCGCTGCCGTCTGCCGGTGCTTCTTCCTCTTCCGGCGGCAGGGACTCGATGAAGGACATCAGCTTATTACAAAGCTCATCCGTCCCCATTTTATTAAAGGCGGAAATACTGAAGACTTCTCCCTGCCAGTCCAGCGCCGTCAGGATCTCATTGGTGATCTCCTGCGCTTCTTCCTCAAGCAGTAAATCCAGCTTGTTAAACACTATCCAGCGGGGCTTTTCCGATAACGCCTGGGAATGGCTTTCCAGCTCATTGATAATGGTACGGGCATTTTCCAGCGGATCCGAACCGTCTACCGGCATCACATCGATCACGTGCAATAATACCCGGCAACGCTCCAGGTGCTTGAGGAACTGGGTGCCTAAACCGGCGCCTTCGGCGGCTCCCTGGATCAGGCCGGGAATATCGGCAATCACAAAACTGCGTTGCTGATCCAGGCGTACTACCCCCAGGTTAGGCACCAAAGTGGTAAAAGGATAATCGGCAACCTTAGGTTTGGCCGCCGATACACTGCGGATCAGGGTAGATTTCCCGGCATTGGGCAAGCCAAGCAAGCCGACATCCGCCAACAGGAGCAATTCAAGTTTCAGGTTGCGGATTTCCCCCGGGGTGCCGTCGGTTTTTTGTCTCGGCGCCCGGTTGGTACTGCTTTTAAAACGGGTATTACCCAAACCATGCCAGCCGCCTTTGGCCACCATAAGCTTTTGTTTATGTTGGGTTAAATCACCCACCTGCTCGCCGGTATCCACATCTATGGCCCGGGTGCCCACAGGGACTTTTAAAAACAAATCGTCGGCGCTTTTGCCGGTACAGTCACGGCTTCGGCCGTTCTCGCCCCGCCCCGCCCGATGAAAACGTTCAAAACGGTAATCTATCAGGGTATTCAGGTTTTCATCGGCGATCAGATAAACATCGCCGCCGTCGCCGCCGTCACCGCCGTTAGGGCCGCCGAACTCAATGTATTTTTCTTTACGAAAACTGACGCAGCCGTTGCCGCCGTCACCGGCTTCAACCCTGATTTCAACTTCATCAACGAATTTCATGGTGTTTCGAATAACTCCAAAGTTATAGCTACCTGGTATTATACCAAGACAGCCAGCATTATGCTTGCCTGGCGATAAGGCTTTTATCTACCGGCAAAAAAAAACCCCGCTTAAGTGCGAGGCTTTTGGAACCCGAATGTAAAATTATTCAGCAATGATGCTTACAAATTTACGGTTCTTAGGGCCTTTAACTTCAAACTGAACCTTACCGTCAGTTAAAGCGAATAGAGTGTGGTCTTTACCGATACCCATGTTGTTTCCAGCGTGGAACTTAGTACCACGTTGACGAACAATGATGTTACCTGCTAAAACAGACTCACCGCCAAAGCGCTTAACGCCAAGACGTTTACTTTCTGAATCACGACCGTTACGTGTACTACCTGCCGCCTTCTTATGTGCCATCTTAAAACGCTCCTAATTAGCCGTTAATACCAGTAATCTTCACTTCAGTGAACCATTGGCGATGGCCCGCTTGCTTACGTGAATGCTTACGACGTTTAAACTTAACAATTTTAACTTTATCAGCGCGGCCTTGCTTAACAACTTCGGCTACTACTTTACCGCCGGCAATGTAAGGGGCACCTACATTGATTGCTTCGCCGTCGGCAATCATTAAAACGTTATCAAATTCAACAGTCGATCCGACTTCAAGCTCTAGCTTTTCAAGACGAACAGTTTGACCCTCGGTCACGCGGTGCTGTTTACCACCACTTTGGAATACTGCGTACATAGCTACTCCGTACTGCGCCTACCTTTCAAATGTGACGCATAAATTTAAAAATATAGGGCGCGAATTCTACGCGAAGATCCTAACGAGGGCAAGCATAAAACGATCATTTATTAATATTTATTGGCGCAGCAAAACAAACGCCAGACAAAGGCCAGACAAACCTTCTCTACGGCGGATTTTAGTGTAAACTCTGGGGCAATTAAACAGATAACGCGGACAGAAACTTAGGTTACCAACAAAGCTTTATGGATCTTGATAATATACAGGCGCTCGCGCGCACCGATATGACAGTTGTAAACGAGCTGATCTACAGCCAGTTACAATCCGATGTGGCCCTGATAAACCAGCTGGGTATCTATATTGTTAACGCCGGCGGCAAACGCATGCGGCCCCTGCTGACGGTACTGGCCGCCCGGGCGCTCAACTACCGGGGCCAGGACCATGCCATGGTGGCGGCCATTATTGAGTTTATCCATACCGCAACCCTGCTGCATGATGATGTCGTCGACGAGTCCAGCATGCGCCGGGGACGGGAAACCGCCAACGCCATGTTCGGCAACAGCGCCAGCGTGCTGGTGGGGGATTTCCTCTATACCCGTTCCTTCCAGATGATGGTTAAGCTCAACAATATGCGCATCATGGAAATCCTGTCGGATGCCACTAACATAGTCGCCGAAGGTGAGGTGTTGCAGCTGATGAACTGTAATGACCCCGACACCACGGAAAGCAGCTATATGGAAGTGATTTACTGCAAAACCGCCAAGCTGTTTGAAGCGGCGACCCGCCTTGCCGCCGTGATCGCCGGACGGGACGAAAGAACCGAATCGGCAATGACGGACTACGGCAAACATTTAGGCACCGCCTTCCAGCTGGTGGACGATATTATGGACTATACTGCCGACGCCAAAGAAATGGGCAAAAATGTCGGCGACGACCTGGCCGAGGGTAAACCTACCCTGCCGCTGATTTATGCCATGGAAAACGGCACTGAGACGCAAAAACAACTGATCCGCGATGCCATAGAGCATAACAACGGCATGGATAACCTGGACGAGATCTTAACGGCCATGCAGGAAACCGGCGCCCTGGCCTATGCCCAGAAAAAGGCCGAACAGGAAGCCGACAAGGCCATCAAGGCATTATCTGTGCTGGAAGAATCCGAATATAAAGAGGCTTTAATCGCCCTGGCGCATATCGCCGCCAACCGCAGCGTATAATACCAAACGAAATAAAGAATCGATCACCTTCGATGGTCTAAACAGTCAACTTCGTCGTTGCGTTCAATCCCAATAGCCGGGCTATTGCTCAATCACGCGCCTTGAATTTGAATGTTTATCCTCATCGAATCTTGGTCAATTCTTTATTACGTTTGGTATAAGCCCGGCTTCTTTTCTTCCATAGATAAACCCGGCTCTTTTCCTTCCATGGAAGCGCGGGATAAATACTTCCATGTATAAAAAAACCGCTGTGAAGCGGTTTTTTTAGCTCAGGTATTCATTAAAGCTTAGCCGTTAATGAAATCAATACCTTCCTGGATATCCTTGTTCAGGGTAGCCAGCATATCGTTTTTGGCTTTTTCTTCGAAAGCGCTCAGCTCGCCGTAAGACAGGATTTCAGCCACACCGTTTACGCCTAAACGTACCGGACGGGCAAAATAAGCAGCGTCTTCACCTTCGCCTTCAACGTAGGCATAATCAACCACTTCTTCACCTTGCAGGCCTTTAACCAGAGACATACAAAAACGTGCTGCCGCTGCGCCCATAGACAGAGTCGCTGAACCGCCGCCCGCTTTGGCGTTTACTACTTCGGTACCGGCATTCTGGATACGCGGTGTTAATGCAGCCACTTCTTCGTCAGAGAAAGTCACGCCTTCAACCTGAGAAAGCAGAGGTAAAATAGTGGTACCTGAGTGACCGCCGATCACAGGCACTTTAACCTCGTCTACATTCAAACCTTTTAATTCGGCAATAAAAGCTTCCGAGCGGATAACGTCCAGAGTCGTTACACCGAATACGCGGCCGGCGTCATAAGTGCCCGCTTTCTTGAATACTTCGGCAACAATCGGCACAGTGCCGTTTACCGGGTTAGTGATAACGCCTACCAGGGCTTTAGGACAGTTAGCAACAATACCTTCCGACAATGTCTTGATAATACCGGCATTTACGGCAAACAGATCAGCGCGGTCCATACCAGGCTTACGCGGCATACCGGCCGGGATCAACACGATATCGGCATCTTTCAGGGCAGGCGCCAGATCATCGGCACCGAAACCTTCAACTTTAACAGCCGTCGGGATATGGGATAAATCAACAGCTACACCGGGTACAACAGGTGCTACATCATAAAGAGATAACTCAGAACCAGCTGGTAATTGAGTCTTGAGTAACAAAGATAACGCCTGGCCGATACCGCCAGCTGCGCCTAAAACAGCAACTTTCATGAAATGTCTCCGGAATTTGAGTATTTGAGTAATTACTTAAAATTTTCTGCCGCCAAAAGATATAGCATAAGGGCAAAAAAAACAAATATTATTAACCTAGTGCAGGATACCGTATAATGGTTGAATAACAAATTTAGATAGCTAAAGTTTCCATATCAACAGTAGTGAAGATAAAAGAATAGCGGCACATTATGACAGTTCAACAAAAGCAAGAAGCCCTGATCCAGGCCTTTAAAGATTTATTAAAACAGGAACAATTCGGCTCACAGGGTGACATAGTCGATGCCCTCAAAGCCCAGGGTTTTGACAATATCAGCCAGTCCAAAGTTTCACGCATGCTCAGCAAGTTTGGTGCAGTGCGTACCCGCAACGCCCGCCAGGAAATGGTTTATTGCCTGCCGGCAGAATTAGGGGTACCTACCGCCAAGAGCCCGCTGAAACAGCTGGTGCTGGATATTGAGCATAACGATGTCATGATCATCATCCGCACCAGTCCGGGGGCGGCGCAGCTTATCGCCCGCCTGCTCGACAGCCTGAGCAAAAGCGACGGCGTACTCGGCACCATAGCCGGTGACGACACCATCTTTATCGCACCAACCGACGTCAGCCAGATCAAACAGACCATAGGCAAACTGGAAGTACTGTTTTCCAAAAACCTCGCCTGATCCCCGGGCGGCGCTGTCGGTGCACAAAAAGGGCCGGGAATTAACCGGCCCTTTGGGATAGCAATTTTTTTATTCTGGAATTATTCCTGCGCCAGGCTTTCCAGGAAGTTTAGGCTGGGAGCGAAAAAAGCCGCGCCGGTCTCGGCCTGGGTGTATTTTAACATATGGTCATAATGACCCGAGCCGTCACCGAAAATCATACTCTTTAACATCAACTCGAACGGCTCCGGCGAACGGCAGTAGGACACAAACATCAACCCCTGCATTTTCATATCGCCGTAGGGCATGCTCTGCCTGAGGATCTCTATGCTGTTGCCCTGCTCATCTTTAAGATTAGTGCGTTTGGTATGCGCCCCCGAGCTTTTCTGCTCGCCGGGATATTCGATGTTATCCACTTTAGTGCGGCCAAAAACATCTTCCTGCTCTTTCACTTCCAGCGATTGCCACAACGCCAGGTTATGGCGGTAGCGCTGCACATGCAAATAGCTGCCGCCGGCAAAACCGGCATCGGCTTCATCCGTCACCAGGGCCACTTTACGGCGGTGGAAACCCTGCGGGTTTTCGGTACCGTCAACAAAACCGGTGAGATCCCGACCGTCGAGAAAGCGGAAGGCATGAACCTCTTCAACCAGCTCGACACTTTCCGCCAGCAAATCACATACTTTAGCGCTGACGATATGGTTGACATCCACGCGGTCACTGCGGATCTCGATATAGAGGTCGACGCTTTGCGCCGGGGCAATACGGTCTTCACATTCCATGGCAGGAAAAGGCGCCAGCAATTTCGGCCGGTCGCCGGGATTAAACTCATCCCAGTAATTGGCTCCTATGGCAATAACCCCGGTCAGGTTGGATTCAGAAAAACGATCCGCATACTTTTCAAATAAAACCGGCAAACGCGACAACGCCTGCCTGAGGTAGGTATTTTGCTCATCAACGGCATTAAAAAATAAATACGAGCCGTGTAAACTGGGCTCGGCACAAACTCCGAATTGTTCTCTCGCCATTGCCTTTCCTAAGGTGATCTTTAATTATGTAACAAGCTGCAACATTTTATACCGCTAATTCTACATAAAAGCTATTGTTTGCCGGTAAATCATGAACGAAAACATGCGATTATTTCAAATAATTGTCAAAACCCCCGGCCAGCCCACCTTATTCATTCCCTGCGCCCCAACCCCTGAACCCATAAAAAAACTAAAGCCGGCAACAGGCGCCGGCTTTTAACATCATGGCTTTTGCAGCAATTAACTGTTTACCGACACGAACTCAGGATATGCCTCAATGCCGCAGTCAGATTTGTCAACGCCGTTATATTCCTCTTCGTCACTGACACGTATGCCCATCACTTTTTTCAGGATACTCCAGACAATCAGGCTGGCGACAAAGACCCAGCCAAAGATCACCGCACTGCCGTAAAGCTGGGTCAGGAAGCTGGCATCGGCATTACTGAAAGGCACCGCCATCACGCCGAAGAAGCCCACCACGCCATGTACCGAAATAGCGCCCACAGGATCATCGATCCTGATCTTATCAAAGCCGATAATGGAAAAGACCACAAGCACACCGGCCAGAGCCCCGATCAGGCTGGCAAAGATCGGCGACGGCGATAAAGGATCGGCAGTGATCGCCACCAACCCTGCCAGGGCGCCGTTGAGGATCATGGTCAGATCCGCCTTGCCCCAGATCACTTTATTGAGCAAGAGGGCGGCAACCGCACCGGCAGCGGCGGCGGCATTGGTATTTAAGAAAATCTTCCCTACCGCGGTGGCATTTTCCGCATCGGACACCATCAGCTGCGAGCCGCCGTTAAAACCGAACCAGCCCATCCACAAAATAAAAGTCCCCAAAGTTGCCAGCGGCATGTTCGAACCCGGAATAGGATAGATGGCGCCATTTTTACCGTATTTGCCTTTACGGGCCCCCAACAGCAAGACCCCGGCCAATGCCGCCGCGGCACCTGCCATATGTACGATACCCGAGCCGGCAAAATCGCTGAAGCCCGCTTCAGACAGGAAACCGCCGCCCCAGGTCCAGTAACCTTCAAGGGGATAAATAAAACCGGTGAGGATCACGGTAAAAGCGAGAAACGCCCATAACTTCATGCGCTCGGCCACGGCGCCGGAGACAATAGACATGGCCGTGGCAACAAATACCACCTGGAAAAAGAAATCAGATTCTAAGGAATGATCGGCGTCGCTCGCCTGGGTGCCGATTAAACCGGCAAAGGAAGGCAGGATGCCGCCTTCCGGATTATCTACATACATAATGTTATAGCCGATCAGAAGAAACATCACACAAGAAATGGCATATAAACATATGTTTTTGGTCAAAATTTCAGTTGTATTCTTAGAACGAACCAACCCGGCTTCCAGCATTGCGAAACCGGCGGCCATCCACATCACCAAAGCGCCGGAAATTAAAAAATAAAAAGTATCTAATGCAAAACGTAATTCACTGACACTCGATGAAACTTTCGCTAACTCTTCCATTCTATCCCCTTGATTAAATTGCTTGGCTGTCTAATTCACCGGTACGGATACGAACGGCTTGTTGCAGGTCATAGACAAATATTTTGCCGTCACCTATTTTGCCTGTGTAGGCCGACTTGCTGATGGCCTCCACTAAACGTTCCACCACCTCAGAATTGACTGCGATTTCTAATTTTACTTTCGGCAGAAAATCCACTTGATATTCGGCGCCGCGGTAAAGTTCGGTATGTCCTTTTTGCCGGCCAAAACCTTTGACTTCACTCACGGTGAGGCCCTCAACCCCTATTTCAGATATTGCTTCACGAACATCATCAAGCTTAAAAGGCTTAATGATAGCGTTGACTAATTTCATAAACTTCCCCAAATAGTTGTGCTTCTATTGGCGAATAGATAAACAATAGCTATGCCACTATTTTTTATATTTAATTTTCAATCGGTTAGATAAAGAAAAAACAAGAAAAAACCGCTTTTGCCCACCCTTGGTGCATAAAAAAATCAGTCATGCCCTGTGCTGGTGCAAAGCTGGGATAAGCCAGCTTCTGGTGCATTAGCAGCCGGAAAAGACATAAAAGTGCGATAAAAAATGAGGGAAAAGAAGAAGAAAAAGAGAAGTTCAAAAGAAACCCGGGCTTCCCGGGTTTCTTTCCTGCCGGATCAGTAAATCATCACAGAGCTGGGCTTAAGCACAGATAAGATACCCAGGCGCTCCAAATCGCAATATTCCACCGCGGCATCAAGAATATGATCATCAAGTTCAATCATATCATCGCTAAAGACAATAGAATAAGGCTGCTCAGGGTAAAAGCTGTTACGTATCATCACACGCTTGGCCAGATACAAAAGCTGGGTTTCACTGCTCGACCGGTCAAATTCATTATCATCCTGCGCCCGAATCGGCTTGATCAGACTATAGGGCAGTTGCCATAACTTCAGCAGCTCGGCGGTGCATTCGCCATAAGTAAAGCCTAAGATGTCCTGCTGTTTCTGCCAGGGCAATACTTGCGGATCATCGCTTTGACAAGCAATAACCTTATCCGGATCAAACTGTTGCACCACCAGCTCTCCCAGGTTATGCAGCAGGCCGAGAATAAACAACCTTTCGGCGTTGGGAATATTCATACTGGTGCCGAGAAACTTGATCAATAAGGCGCAATCGACGCTCCTTTGCCAGAAGCTCTCCAGAAAGGCCTCTTCGGCATTGATAGGTTTAAAGGCTTCCGTGGTAAAATAGGCGATCACCAGGTTATAAACTTCCGTGATCCCCAAAACCAGCACGGCTTTAGAAACGGTATCTATCTTGCCCGGATAGTTGAAAAACGAGCTGTTCGCTAACTTAAGCAAGGTACCGGAGAGGGCGGGATCCAACAGGATCACTTCGGCAATGTCGTCTATGGTTGAGGCTTCGTCGTCAATCAATTCCTTAATACGGATAAAAGAATCGGACAAAACAAAGATCTCACCTGCCTTTTCGGCATATTCTACAGCTTTCATATAAAGCATTCCTAATATTAACAATATATGCAGAGATTGTTATGATCGCATTCCTGCGAAGCTATATATCCGAACGGCAGGTTTGCCACTGCCTTGCCGCTCTTTCGCTCTACTCATTATAGCCAGAATAAGAGTAAAGTTTTATTCTTCTTCATATTCTGCATGAATATGATATGAGGTAAATTTCCGGATATTGATCACACCGGTATCAAAAATCAAATATTGCCCTTTAATGCCCATCAAGGTGCCGGAAACCTCGGGGTTTTTATCGAAGTTAAAGGAGCTGATTTTCGTCAGATATTCCCGCACCGGAAAATGCAGATCCACCACAGGCAAATCCAGCGACTGAACCGCATCTTCACCGAATTTTAACCGGATATCGGCCAACTTATCACTGATCAAAGGTTTCAGCTCCCGCGCCTTCGCCGCCAGATCTATCGGCTCGGCATTGCCTTTAAGCATAGCGCGCCAGTTGGTTTTATCGGCAATAAATTCCGCCAGGGCAATTTCCACCAAGCCTGACTGCAAACGGGTATTCACCTTAAAAATCGGCAAAGCCTGGGTTGCTCCCTGATCAATCCAGCGGGTAGGCACCTGCCCCTGGCGGGTAATGCCCACTTTTAATCCCGAAGTATTGGCCAGGTACACATAATGGGGGATCATGCAATGCTGCTCTCCCCACTCGGGCTCGCGGCAGGTGCCGAGGTGATAATGGCAGGTTTCCGGCTTCATAATGCACATGTCGCACTGAGCCAGTTTTTGCATGCAGGGAAAACAATACCCCTGGGAATAGCTTTTTTTGGTCTTACGGCCGCAATGGCAGCAAGTAATTTTGTCATCGAAATAAAGGGATAATTTACGGCCAAGCAAAGGGTTAAGGGGAAGGCTGGCATCTCCCACCGGCAACTGGTATTCAATATTGCCGTCATCGCCAAGCTGCGCCGTTAATTTGCGGATGGCCCCTGAATCTGTTTCTATCATTAAACTGTCCTGCCCTTAATATCAGCGCGCTATACTAAAAAAAATACCATACGAATGCCAGCGCTTCATCAGTAATTCACCTTGCCGCGTAGCGCCTTAACCTCACCTTTCCTGGACTTGTTATCCATACGTTTTCGCTGCGAGCTCCTGGTGGGTTTGGTTGCCCGGCGACGCTTGTGCACCACCATGGCAGCAAGTATCAGAGCCTTCAGCCTTTCCAGCGCATCCTGCTTATTTTGCTCCTGGGTCCGGTAAGACTGGGCCTTAATAATAATCACCCCTTCAGAACTGATACGGCTGTCAGGGTGTTTAAGCAACCTTTCTTTATATACCGCCGGTAGTGCCGAGCGTTTAATGTCAAACCTTAAATGAATGGCGGTGGCAACCTTATTCACCCTCTGCCCCCCGTTCCCCTGGGAGCGGATGGCGCTGAGCTCGATTTCCCATTCAGCTAAGGTGACGGTATTAGAAATTTCTAACATCAAATATCCAATTTATACTTGCCGGTTTGACTTAAGCCCGCCGCCTGGCCGCCGGAAACGTTTCTGCCAGCACACGCCTAGATACGGGAGCATTTTTCTCTTCAGTTCAAGTTTGTTATCATCCCCGGAAAAAACAAACAAGTAAGCCGAATGTCATCTCCCTGGTATGTATATTTATTGCGTTGTGCCGATAACAGCCTTTATGCCGGTATCACCACAGATCCCAAGCGGCGCCTGAGTGAACATAATACCTCAAATAAGCTTGCAGCAAAATATACACGTGTACGCCGCCCGGTAGCCCTGGTTTACCTGGAGCAGTTAACCACAAGATCCGATGCAAGCAGCAGGGAGTATCAACTTAAGCGATTGACTAAACAGGCAAAAGAACGGTTAGTGAAAAATTTTGACCCCAACGGCCTGCCGCGGTTATAACAAATGTACGCTTAAAGCCGGCTAAGACACTGGTCTGCTTTGTAATAATGATAACAAATAACTTCGATTTGACCGGCAAC
This genomic window from Thalassomonas viridans contains:
- the folA gene encoding type 3 dihydrofolate reductase, coding for MTRLSLIVACADNNIIGKDNQMPWHLPADLAYFKKTTLGKPIVMGRKTFESIGRPLPGRQNIVISRNPDFSAPGVDVVASVEQALALVQDVGEIMVIGGGAIYAHCLPAANRLYVTHIKAAIEGDTRFPEFDSETTWVKTASELRPADEKNAYDLDFCVYERR
- the cgtA gene encoding Obg family GTPase CgtA; the protein is MKFVDEVEIRVEAGDGGNGCVSFRKEKYIEFGGPNGGDGGDGGDVYLIADENLNTLIDYRFERFHRAGRGENGRSRDCTGKSADDLFLKVPVGTRAIDVDTGEQVGDLTQHKQKLMVAKGGWHGLGNTRFKSSTNRAPRQKTDGTPGEIRNLKLELLLLADVGLLGLPNAGKSTLIRSVSAAKPKVADYPFTTLVPNLGVVRLDQQRSFVIADIPGLIQGAAEGAGLGTQFLKHLERCRVLLHVIDVMPVDGSDPLENARTIINELESHSQALSEKPRWIVFNKLDLLLEEEAQEITNEILTALDWQGEVFSISAFNKMGTDELCNKLMSFIESLPPEEEEAPADGSEVEFKWDTYHDEAMSDLDDDLDDDDWDEDDYDVEVEYRQ
- the rpmA gene encoding 50S ribosomal protein L27 — its product is MAHKKAAGSTRNGRDSESKRLGVKRFGGESVLAGNIIVRQRGTKFHAGNNMGIGKDHTLFALTDGKVQFEVKGPKNRKFVSIIAE
- the rplU gene encoding 50S ribosomal protein L21, which produces MYAVFQSGGKQHRVTEGQTVRLEKLELEVGSTVEFDNVLMIADGEAINVGAPYIAGGKVVAEVVKQGRADKVKIVKFKRRKHSRKQAGHRQWFTEVKITGING
- the ispB gene encoding octaprenyl diphosphate synthase; the encoded protein is MDLDNIQALARTDMTVVNELIYSQLQSDVALINQLGIYIVNAGGKRMRPLLTVLAARALNYRGQDHAMVAAIIEFIHTATLLHDDVVDESSMRRGRETANAMFGNSASVLVGDFLYTRSFQMMVKLNNMRIMEILSDATNIVAEGEVLQLMNCNDPDTTESSYMEVIYCKTAKLFEAATRLAAVIAGRDERTESAMTDYGKHLGTAFQLVDDIMDYTADAKEMGKNVGDDLAEGKPTLPLIYAMENGTETQKQLIRDAIEHNNGMDNLDEILTAMQETGALAYAQKKAEQEADKAIKALSVLEESEYKEALIALAHIAANRSV
- the mdh gene encoding malate dehydrogenase; translation: MKVAVLGAAGGIGQALSLLLKTQLPAGSELSLYDVAPVVPGVAVDLSHIPTAVKVEGFGADDLAPALKDADIVLIPAGMPRKPGMDRADLFAVNAGIIKTLSEGIVANCPKALVGVITNPVNGTVPIVAEVFKKAGTYDAGRVFGVTTLDVIRSEAFIAELKGLNVDEVKVPVIGGHSGTTILPLLSQVEGVTFSDEEVAALTPRIQNAGTEVVNAKAGGGSATLSMGAAAARFCMSLVKGLQGEEVVDYAYVEGEGEDAAYFARPVRLGVNGVAEILSYGELSAFEEKAKNDMLATLNKDIQEGIDFING
- the argR gene encoding transcriptional regulator ArgR, with translation MTVQQKQEALIQAFKDLLKQEQFGSQGDIVDALKAQGFDNISQSKVSRMLSKFGAVRTRNARQEMVYCLPAELGVPTAKSPLKQLVLDIEHNDVMIIIRTSPGAAQLIARLLDSLSKSDGVLGTIAGDDTIFIAPTDVSQIKQTIGKLEVLFSKNLA
- a CDS encoding Dyp-type peroxidase, with product MAREQFGVCAEPSLHGSYLFFNAVDEQNTYLRQALSRLPVLFEKYADRFSESNLTGVIAIGANYWDEFNPGDRPKLLAPFPAMECEDRIAPAQSVDLYIEIRSDRVDVNHIVSAKVCDLLAESVELVEEVHAFRFLDGRDLTGFVDGTENPQGFHRRKVALVTDEADAGFAGGSYLHVQRYRHNLALWQSLEVKEQEDVFGRTKVDNIEYPGEQKSSGAHTKRTNLKDEQGNSIEILRQSMPYGDMKMQGLMFVSYCRSPEPFELMLKSMIFGDGSGHYDHMLKYTQAETGAAFFAPSLNFLESLAQE
- a CDS encoding ammonium transporter, whose protein sequence is MEELAKVSSSVSELRFALDTFYFLISGALVMWMAAGFAMLEAGLVRSKNTTEILTKNICLYAISCVMFLLIGYNIMYVDNPEGGILPSFAGLIGTQASDADHSLESDFFFQVVFVATAMSIVSGAVAERMKLWAFLAFTVILTGFIYPLEGYWTWGGGFLSEAGFSDFAGSGIVHMAGAAAALAGVLLLGARKGKYGKNGAIYPIPGSNMPLATLGTFILWMGWFGFNGGSQLMVSDAENATAVGKIFLNTNAAAAAGAVAALLLNKVIWGKADLTMILNGALAGLVAITADPLSPSPIFASLIGALAGVLVVFSIIGFDKIRIDDPVGAISVHGVVGFFGVMAVPFSNADASFLTQLYGSAVIFGWVFVASLIVWSILKKVMGIRVSDEEEYNGVDKSDCGIEAYPEFVSVNS
- the glnK gene encoding P-II family nitrogen regulator; the encoded protein is MKLVNAIIKPFKLDDVREAISEIGVEGLTVSEVKGFGRQKGHTELYRGAEYQVDFLPKVKLEIAVNSEVVERLVEAISKSAYTGKIGDGKIFVYDLQQAVRIRTGELDSQAI
- a CDS encoding HDOD domain-containing protein, whose product is MKAVEYAEKAGEIFVLSDSFIRIKELIDDEASTIDDIAEVILLDPALSGTLLKLANSSFFNYPGKIDTVSKAVLVLGITEVYNLVIAYFTTEAFKPINAEEAFLESFWQRSVDCALLIKFLGTSMNIPNAERLFILGLLHNLGELVVQQFDPDKVIACQSDDPQVLPWQKQQDILGFTYGECTAELLKLWQLPYSLIKPIRAQDDNEFDRSSSETQLLYLAKRVMIRNSFYPEQPYSIVFSDDMIELDDHILDAAVEYCDLERLGILSVLKPSSVMIY
- a CDS encoding DUF2797 domain-containing protein, with translation MIETDSGAIRKLTAQLGDDGNIEYQLPVGDASLPLNPLLGRKLSLYFDDKITCCHCGRKTKKSYSQGYCFPCMQKLAQCDMCIMKPETCHYHLGTCREPEWGEQHCMIPHYVYLANTSGLKVGITRQGQVPTRWIDQGATQALPIFKVNTRLQSGLVEIALAEFIADKTNWRAMLKGNAEPIDLAAKARELKPLISDKLADIRLKFGEDAVQSLDLPVVDLHFPVREYLTKISSFNFDKNPEVSGTLMGIKGQYLIFDTGVINIRKFTSYHIHAEYEEE
- the arfB gene encoding alternative ribosome rescue aminoacyl-tRNA hydrolase ArfB, producing the protein MLEISNTVTLAEWEIELSAIRSQGNGGQRVNKVATAIHLRFDIKRSALPAVYKERLLKHPDSRISSEGVIIIKAQSYRTQEQNKQDALERLKALILAAMVVHKRRRATKPTRSSQRKRMDNKSRKGEVKALRGKVNY
- a CDS encoding GIY-YIG nuclease family protein, which gives rise to MSSPWYVYLLRCADNSLYAGITTDPKRRLSEHNTSNKLAAKYTRVRRPVALVYLEQLTTRSDASSREYQLKRLTKQAKERLVKNFDPNGLPRL